CTCGCTCGACACTGAGACTGTGTCCTTCCAGGAACAAACTGAGCaattttattgtaatttttagCTCCAAAGAATGTCAAAGCTACTCTCAGACGTTTGTCTTCCTCTGAGCTCCACTTGGCCTCCTTTGAATTTGATTTCCCTACCCTCTTCCTGCTTGGGACAAGCGACTTATTCCATCTGAAAGTATAGAGAAAATAAGTGAATAAGAGACTACTTAAATAAGCATATTAATGTTATGTTATAAACTATAATCCCACATCGTCTAAAGATGGACTCGATGGGtggtttataaaactattacTCTTCTCATCTAAAAATTTTTGAGTATACTGTTAGATCACTGACCTATTAGAGCACTGAGTTCCAGTTCTACCGTCCATTTCATTTGCAACAGATTGCCAGTCTTTTTCGCCAAACAAGCTTACTGCAGCACGAAGTTGGTTATCTTCTTCTGGAGTCCACTCTCTTCTCAGTATGTCTGTATTCAAGCTTCTCTGATATCGAGCCAAGCATTGAAACGGGGTCCTATTTGTCCCCAGTGAAACAGCAACGTCAAGCCATTCTGTAACACTCTTGTTTTGGGTAACTAAGCGTATGTAATCGTCCTCTGCTGCAGTCCACGGACCTTGGTTGATCAATGGATCTTCCGAGCTCATCCACCTACAATGAGGTAGATcacagattaagaaaacacaCACTTGATTCATCTTAGTAAACCATAGTTCAACTAGAGGAGGAACTTACCGGGCTTCACATTCTGCAGCAGAACGGTTCTTGATATCCAACTGATCCCAATTAACTTTCAGAAGAAACTGCCTAATCATTTCTGGTGTGATCTCAAGATTACTCACTGATTCAAGAATGGTGTCTATATCATCTGAACACCCTTCCAAGTCACTgctaagaagaaaacaaaatctgTTATAGAGATCTTAAGAAGCAAGTTTTAGAAAGAAGGAAGAGAAAGCAGTACCTGGACCGTTCAGTAGCTTCACGAATGACTGTTTCCTGAAGCTGTTGTTTGAGACCTTTTGCAAGATCTTCGTTCTCCTTAGCAGACCAATTCGTGCGACACACTGAAACTGGATACTCCTCTAATGCCACCCTATAACTTGCAACACAAGGATTTTCTAATGGACCTAACGTCAAAGGAGATGTCTTTTCACCAGTACCCTACACAGAAACATTGTTCCATCAGTGTCGGAGACAGGGGGCAATAGACCATAGTGCATGTCCTTACCTCAGAGCTATCATGAGTCCTAGGTCTTCGTATTGAGATTAGTTCGAAACGTGGATCTTTACCCTGAGAAAACGCCTGCTGCTTCATCCTTCTCTTGCAAGAAACTGCGAAACAATCAATAATCTTAACGTCTTTCTGAAGCTTCTCGTTCTTCTCAATCGTCGCTTCGATTTCTCCCAGTTTTGATCGAAGAAACTTCTGATACGACCTATTCTTCCTGATCGCGTCAACAAAGGCTTGTGCTGATTCAGGGAAAGTACTTGAAGCAAGGGTAAGAGGAGGCTCAACGGAAGTGTTGCCAGCTTCTATATCCTCTGAAAAGCTTTCACAAGTGTTAGACCTACTCAATATTTCGCTTGAAGGTTCATTACACGAGGCATGTACCTGCTTGCGAGAAGACTCATTCGAGACATTTCCTTCCACACCTGCACAACATCAAACAAAGATACATTATCATAAAGTCTTCACCTTTGAGATAAATACAGAACAAAAAAAGTCACAACTGAGCTCACCTGAGTTTTCATAAGAAGAGAATCGCTTACAAATAGCGAGAAGGGTTTCATCATCTTCGTCTTCTTGGTCCACGGGAAGTGCCAATTGTCTCTTAAGACTCCGAAGCATCTCAAAATCGTCTTCATTGTCTGAATCAGAGGGCAGTGATGATAAACCCATCGGATGATCCGGCGACGAAGCTAATTGAGTTTTGATTCTTCGAAGCATATCGAAGTCGTCTTCGTTTTCAGAATCAGACGGTAACCCTCTGCCAGAATTGGAATCGGAGACGATACATGCGCGTCTTAACTCTTCAAGATCTTCACCGATATCGTCGTCATCGTCAGAGTCGCACATGCTTTCGCGATCCATCGCGTTAAATAAACCAAAAGAACAAAGTCTACAGGCAGGAATGAGTCGATCGAATTTGAAATTCGAAGGGAGAGTGCACAAGAGAAAGGTTTATGGCAACCTTGTGGGAGAAGAAGGAGAACAGAGCAGAAAattgaattagggttttatatggcggtaacaaaaaaaaaaaacgagtcgGGTCGGGTCGGATATTTAAGACTTTTCTAATGGGCATTAGGCCCATACATTCGTATCATAATATATTCCAAACACTACAATTTTCTGACCAAAAAGCAAGCATATAAGGTATTAGGAATGAGTATTTACAAAGACACTTATATGAGCTAATTGGTATCAGATAGTCGTATTTCCAAGATTAGTAATTATGGGTTTTATACTCTTACTGATACGAGTGAAGAAAAGCCTCTAAATAAAGAAAGACAATAGATGATAATATGCTTTTCattaaactaattatataattaattattaatataaaaatattttttcattatttccttaaatcgaacatacagaattacctaatctaatcaaaatatatatgataattaattattctaaataataaagatttgacaATAATTTATACATCCTCTAtcattttgttatattattattatttaaataagttaatcaattaatgaaaaaatcgatttgtctatatatgttatatttaaattttttaaaacaaatataaattaataaattttaaaaaaatctcactttgaaaatttgtgatcaatggtttaatttttatttatataagaagatagaaaatttgtgatcaatggttttcttttttttttttttttttttaaaaaaaaaaaaaaaagtgatcaaTGGTTTTCGATTATGCCATATGTGGTCGTTCTGTATGATTTCAGGTTCTCTGTTCCACTTATCTTATCCCTTCCATCTACTGTCATTTTTCACCATTTCAGctatgttttgtattttttaatgatCTGGTACTCGGTTCTAAGGCACCAAACCAACTCTTAGTGTGTAGCTCGCACAAGCTCTAAGCTTTGTGGATCAAAGGGTACAGTTTGAGCTCGCATTAGTTAATCTTTGCAACGTACTTCCTGGACTCCTTTCTCACAAAAACTTTGATGTTGGAAAGTACACATTTGTATTTGAGGTATTGCTCTTGTTAGTATATATTACACACACTTCATATGTAAGCTTGCCTATATAGCCGCCACATGAGCTATTACCATTGAGAATGCAGAAAATTGCTGTACTTGACAGTGACGTTGGGAGCGTTGAATCTCAGAAAAGGGTATTTCACCTGCTCGTCCTCCTCTACACCTTACTCAAGATATTGGGCCAAAATCTGAGATATCACAACATCTTCAGGGTCCCAGAAAAAGCTTCCAGCCAAGCAGCTATATCACTAGTTTTCTTGCGTCTTCTACTTCTTCCATTTATAGCCTTCTTGATTGGGGGTCACAACTTCTAAGTGACTGAAGCTTTTGGGTTCAGATCTTCAGAGCATTCTAATATACATTTCAATAATCAATTCCATTTAATACAAACCATGTCCTAAAACCAACATGGGAtctccaatattttttttactataaaattgctaaacTAACAACATTCTTCAAGATGTCTCATTATTGGCATTAGTTTATGGCACAAGATCATTATGAGGAAATTTGTTAGCTTTCATATGTTCCAAGTGACTGAAGGCTTTGGCTTCAAGATCTTGAGAGCATCTAATATACATTTCAATAATCAAATTCCCTTTTAAcacaaatcatatcctaaaaacaaaaatggaatctcaaatattttactataaaaCAGCTAAACCAACAACTTTCTTCAAGAAGTCTCATTATGGCACAAGATCATGTTTGGTTCTCTAAGGAACCTCTAAGAGAAGAATCAGGTGATGAAACAGAGAGACAAGACCGTGCAATCTTGGCCTGTTTGTCTTTGTTATACGCCTTTTTAACATCGTTCTTCAGCTCCTTATATCTCATCCTCTTCCATCTCCTCTCTTTCACCGAGCCTCTCTCCGGATGCGACATATCAGGTATGTCCTCGTCCATATAATCGTCCATGTACTTGTCTAGAACCTCTGAACAAGATGGAAAATACCTCCGACCAGTCTCAACTGCGAAATGAACAGATTTGAGTCAGTCTTGAGCTCAATTCACTATAAACTCTTTAAGCTTTTACCTGTTTTCATGAGTGCTTCCATACGTGTAAGCAGCCTTTTAGTCTGCATATAAGGCGTCTCATTCAAATCAACCTGAGTCAAGTTCCCCGTTGCGCCATTCGAAGGCGGCGGAACAGGAAAGCCTGTGAACTCGCTAGTCCCTTCAACATTAGCAATGTCCATAGCTACATCAGCTTCTGTTGGAAAGAACAACTGAGCAAGCCCCACTGCAAACAAACAACCAACACATAACAAGACAAGTTCAGTAAGAGTCATCAACCTTAAGCTTCACTACATAAACATACATCGTGTCAAGTCACTACCTCGCTTTTCTAAGTAGAGCAGCCTCATTTGAAGATCCTCAGGCATAGAATGAGAACAAGTAGGTGCATCCCCACCTCCACTAGCCAATGGATTCCTTCTAATCTCCCTCTCCAAGATATCAATACACAACCGATCTTTACTAGCTTCATCCCCCTTTGCATTTTTGGTATAATAATCCTTAGGCCTAGTCATTCTCCTACATATATTAACCGCACTCCGTCCATCAAAGGTAAAGTCAGAAGCATTAGCTCCTTTCTTAAGCAGCGATATGATAATCGACGGCTCTCTACGCATAGCAGCGTAGTGAAGAACCGTGTACCCCCTCGAGTTTCTGTAATTCACATCAGCCATGTCTAAAGCCAAAACCTCAGCCACAACTTTGGGATCACTGTAGGCCACTACGTAGTGCAAACCGTTGGCTTGGTCTAGAGTTGTGTCTGACTCGGTTAACAGAAGCTTCACTAGCTCAACATCGTCTGAGTCCAACGCCTTGAGTACTTTCCCCGTTCTCTCTATCAATTTATCAGCCACCTCGTCTGTGTTCATTGACTTCACTCGAAGCTTCTTGATTTTCTCAGAGACTTCAAGAGGAAGCTCCTTCTCTATGTAGAATCTGTCAAGATCTGATCTAGCTACTCTCTCTATGCACTGATCAAGAAGCTGAGTTAAGTCACAATGAAACGCGACTAAGAGGATTGGGAGAACGTTCTCCACTAGTGACTTCTCAACGTAGTTACAAAGCCTCCTCTACACACACATTAACACattaataaaacaaacattaaCACATCTAAAACGAATCAAGAACATTAATCTCAGACCTGAAACGATGAAACCAGCTCAGTGATTTTGAACGTATACGAAGCATACATCAACTCAACAGCGAAATCAATGGCGGGTTTACAAGAGTCATGAACGCAGCCGGTATCAACGCAAGTGGAAACCTCAACAGGGAAAGGCTTCAGCTTCCCAGTGTAGATGTAATTCAAGAAATGCAAGAAGGCCTCCCTCCCCACGTGTCCATGAGGCAACAGATCTTTGATATGATactttggtttcttcttctcctcctcgcTTCCTCTATCTTTCTTGAACAGGTCCAAGAAAAACTTGCTCCTGGCAGCTAAGAGGCATCTGTGAACGCCCACCGCGCGAGTCTCTCCTTCGAATGTGATCTCCGCGTCGGTGTAGTCGCAGTCTGAGCTGGTGAGGAGCTGCTCCAAGTCGGTGCTGAGCTTGGCTAGACTCGCGGCTTCGAGATTGGGAGATGGTGATTGGTGATTGGTGACAACAGAGGGATTAGATAAGTGGGAAGATGTGAAGCTTATAGATGAAGATGGCTCCATTGCAGTTGCAGCCGCCATCAAAAGGCTCCGTCTTTGTTTAGAGAATCATGTGTTCTTGAGCTGTGAACAAGATCACTAATCAACCCATGAagaaaagatcaaaactttgttgaaagaaaagaacaatACCTTAAGAGGAAGTCAACGACGATGGCTGGATGGAGGAAGAACCCTAATTGAATCTTCAACAAATGAGATAAAGaattgaaagaaaataaaaattcacaGATCGGATGTTGTTTCGAACAAGTGAATATAGTCGATGAAGATCTATGGATGAAGAGAGATCTGAGGACGAATAAGAGAAGAGTCAGAGGTGTTATCTCTATCTAACGGTGGAGAATTAACAAGAAGACTGGTCTTCGTTAAGAACGAAACAAAACTCAACGACTCTTTAAGTTTACATTGTTTTGCAAAAATAATGCAAAGAGCCAAAAGAGAGACAGAACAGTAAAGTCTTTTTGGTGACAAGCTGACAATTGTTATGAGTCATGAATCATGGTTTTATTATCTCCTAATTTGTCATGACGACTTTTGACTTGTTTTGAAGTGAGTCGATGACGTCTTTGATGACGTCAGCTTTACAAAATATACACGAAAGGAAAAAAGTAAATTGATAATAAATTGGGAGGACCGGACCGGACCCCTTCTTAATTTATGTTATAATGTAGAAAAAAGTCTTACCCAAAACTTTAAGctaggttttatttaattttttattccaAGTTTGTTGTGTCTTATTTGAAGAGCATGAATAATGACCAAGTTTTATTTTCGTAAGTTCTTGAAagataaaaatgtattaaatatatttatgacaattttctcaaataaactttatttttgtcataaaaataactttcaaaaaagaaaataaccaaaataaccatttttttttgaaaattttaatatttactttttgttttctaaattttGAAACTGTATTCCAAAACCCgacctcttaactctaaaccatgAGTctaaataaaacttattttgatcatttttttcattaaatgttatttttgtgacaaaaactttaaaagagcTATCGTTgagaatttttcatatttttagttCTACATATTAGTATATACTATTCGTTCTTTGCTTTGTTTTAAAAGAGAACAATGCCACATTCCAAACATCTATATCAGAACATGGACCATTCAACGAAATGATCATATATGGTTTATGAAAGTTTTTCCTTATGATGATTATACGACCAAATCCGCGTGAATTAATCTTTCTTGTAAGATATGTAAAACGA
The Brassica napus cultivar Da-Ae chromosome A1, Da-Ae, whole genome shotgun sequence DNA segment above includes these coding regions:
- the LOC106437735 gene encoding snRNA-activating protein complex subunit 4 produces the protein MDRESMCDSDDDDDIGEDLEELRRACIVSDSNSGRGLPSDSENEDDFDMLRRIKTQLASSPDHPMGLSSLPSDSDNEDDFEMLRSLKRQLALPVDQEDEDDETLLAICKRFSSYENSGVEGNVSNESSRKQVHASCNEPSSEILSRSNTCESFSEDIEAGNTSVEPPLTLASSTFPESAQAFVDAIRKNRSYQKFLRSKLGEIEATIEKNEKLQKDVKIIDCFAVSCKRRMKQQAFSQGKDPRFELISIRRPRTHDSSEGTGEKTSPLTLGPLENPCVASYRVALEEYPVSVCRTNWSAKENEDLAKGLKQQLQETVIREATERSSDLEGCSDDIDTILESVSNLEITPEMIRQFLLKVNWDQLDIKNRSAAECEARWMSSEDPLINQGPWTAAEDDYIRLVTQNKSVTEWLDVAVSLGTNRTPFQCLARYQRSLNTDILRREWTPEEDNQLRAAVSLFGEKDWQSVANEMDGRTGTQCSNRWNKSLVPSRKRVGKSNSKEAKWSSEEDKRLRVALTFFGAKNYNKIAQFVPGRTQSQCRARWKDSLDPRLNFGSWTEEEVTKYNEAVKEHGDSNWSKVASHVYSRTSKQCSRRWETLNPHLKLLKKEALRLRREATIGNFVDRESERPLLVASDFLALAERSFEPEPALKKKRKARQKKADAECESEAVCDDTERQPKRRRKGLERCSGDGKEKKQRRKRKAVAGTSSSDNSTVTTNCSQVNVGIEKLKPRRKVSAVVPIENQDALN
- the LOC106437694 gene encoding regulatory protein NPR4, which translates into the protein MAAATAMEPSSSISFTSSHLSNPSVVTNHQSPSPNLEAASLAKLSTDLEQLLTSSDCDYTDAEITFEGETRAVGVHRCLLAARSKFFLDLFKKDRGSEEEKKKPKYHIKDLLPHGHVGREAFLHFLNYIYTGKLKPFPVEVSTCVDTGCVHDSCKPAIDFAVELMYASYTFKITELVSSFQRRLCNYVEKSLVENVLPILLVAFHCDLTQLLDQCIERVARSDLDRFYIEKELPLEVSEKIKKLRVKSMNTDEVADKLIERTGKVLKALDSDDVELVKLLLTESDTTLDQANGLHYVVAYSDPKVVAEVLALDMADVNYRNSRGYTVLHYAAMRREPSIIISLLKKGANASDFTFDGRSAVNICRRMTRPKDYYTKNAKGDEASKDRLCIDILEREIRRNPLASGGGDAPTCSHSMPEDLQMRLLYLEKRVGLAQLFFPTEADVAMDIANVEGTSEFTGFPVPPPSNGATGNLTQVDLNETPYMQTKRLLTRMEALMKTVETGRRYFPSCSEVLDKYMDDYMDEDIPDMSHPERGSVKERRWKRMRYKELKNDVKKAYNKDKQAKIARSCLSVSSPDSSLRGSLENQT